One region of Paraburkholderia phymatum STM815 genomic DNA includes:
- a CDS encoding c-type cytochrome has translation MTKRRFGRILVALLLACLVVAAGTSWFVTRTPTSTFDGVANVETRSAELIARGEYAARVSDCVACHSTPNSAPFAGGLEMATPMGAIFATNITPDKETGIGTYSLADFDRALRQGVARDGHRLYPAMPYPSYAKLGVDDVRALYAYFMHGVQPVRQENRQSEIPWPMNMRWPLALWNAVFVKPRAYEVKASGDALWNRGAYVVQGAGHCGSCHTPRGVAMNEKALDESSALYLSGALLDGWFAPSLRGDVNTGLGRWSEDEIFHFLRTGRGQHGVVFGSMAEVFNNSTQYMTDGDLRAVAHYLKSLPGDPKRDGQPWQYDTASNSHLVLERRLRVPGAQTYMVKCSSCHGVDGRGQGQWIPSLAGSTASMATEDASSINVTLNGSARVVASGVPDAYRMPPFRKQLSDQDIADVLTFVRTSWGNKGGAVHPADVEQLRERTNPASSNVIVLQMR, from the coding sequence ATGACGAAACGCAGGTTCGGAAGAATCCTTGTCGCGCTGCTGCTGGCCTGCCTGGTCGTCGCTGCCGGAACAAGCTGGTTCGTGACTCGCACGCCCACGTCCACATTCGATGGCGTTGCCAATGTTGAAACTCGGTCGGCCGAGTTGATCGCGCGTGGTGAATATGCCGCACGGGTCAGTGACTGCGTAGCGTGCCATAGCACGCCAAACAGCGCTCCGTTTGCTGGCGGTCTGGAGATGGCCACGCCGATGGGGGCGATATTTGCGACCAACATCACGCCTGATAAAGAAACGGGCATCGGGACTTATAGCCTTGCTGACTTTGACAGGGCCTTGCGTCAAGGCGTTGCACGCGATGGCCACCGCCTCTACCCCGCGATGCCTTACCCGTCGTATGCGAAGCTCGGCGTCGACGATGTGCGTGCCCTCTATGCCTATTTCATGCATGGCGTCCAGCCGGTCCGGCAGGAAAACCGGCAGAGTGAGATCCCGTGGCCTATGAACATGCGCTGGCCGCTCGCGCTCTGGAACGCAGTTTTCGTGAAACCACGTGCATACGAGGTCAAAGCGTCTGGGGACGCGCTGTGGAATCGTGGGGCATACGTCGTCCAAGGGGCCGGTCACTGCGGCAGTTGTCATACTCCTCGTGGAGTGGCAATGAACGAAAAGGCACTCGATGAAAGCAGTGCGCTCTACCTGTCCGGGGCATTGCTGGATGGCTGGTTTGCGCCTAGTCTTCGGGGCGATGTGAACACTGGACTTGGCCGCTGGAGTGAGGACGAAATTTTCCATTTCCTCAGAACCGGACGCGGTCAACATGGTGTCGTCTTCGGCTCGATGGCTGAGGTCTTCAACAACTCGACACAATATATGACTGATGGCGATTTGCGAGCGGTCGCACATTATCTGAAATCGTTGCCTGGTGACCCGAAGCGCGATGGACAGCCGTGGCAGTACGACACGGCCTCTAATAGCCATCTTGTGCTCGAGCGGCGCCTGAGGGTCCCGGGCGCGCAGACATACATGGTCAAATGCAGTTCTTGCCATGGCGTGGACGGACGTGGGCAAGGGCAGTGGATTCCCTCGTTGGCGGGATCGACAGCGTCAATGGCGACGGAAGACGCTTCTTCCATCAATGTGACGCTAAATGGCTCGGCACGGGTTGTTGCGAGTGGCGTTCCTGATGCCTATCGCATGCCTCCTTTCCGAAAGCAGCTCTCTGATCAGGACATTGCGGATGTTCTTACCTTCGTCAGAACGTCTTGGGGCAACAAGGGCGGGGCGGTGCATCCAGCCGATGTGGAACAGCTCCGGGAGCGCACCAATCCTGCAAGCAGCAACGTGATCGTGCTCCAGATGCGGTGA